From the Acidilutibacter cellobiosedens genome, one window contains:
- a CDS encoding beta/alpha barrel domain-containing protein, which produces MYNPVDVLKPNLYKSIFPYSEIPKVVFNNIQLPMELPENIWITDTTFRDGQQSMSFMTVKQIVKIYDYLHELDNGSGVICQSEFFLYSDKDRKAVEKCRERGYEFPQITSWIRADKRDFKLVKDMKIKETGILMSCSDYHIFHKLNMTRKQAMNKYLSIAESALEYGIIPRCHLEDITRADFFGFVVPLVKNLMGLSKKSGIQVKIRACDTLGVGVPYNGVELPRSVPAIIHGLRYYCNVPSESIEWHGHNDYYGVVTNSTTSWLYGCSSVNTTLFGIGERSGNCPLEAMIMEYAQLKGTTKNMNLKVISDISDYFQREFNYKIPVRTPFVGSEFNVTRAGIHADGLLKNEEIYNSFDTEKVLNRPIIVAVNSYSGLAGIAAWINSYFKLKSDKKIDKNDERVLSIKKWVDEEYKRGRTSNIKNDELKEIVLKYFPNILNDDKTKAIEA; this is translated from the coding sequence GTGTATAATCCAGTAGATGTACTAAAGCCAAATCTTTATAAGAGTATATTTCCTTATTCGGAAATTCCAAAGGTTGTTTTTAATAATATTCAACTGCCTATGGAATTGCCGGAGAACATATGGATTACGGATACTACTTTTAGAGATGGGCAGCAGTCTATGTCTTTTATGACGGTGAAACAGATAGTCAAGATTTATGATTATCTGCATGAATTAGATAACGGTTCAGGGGTTATATGCCAATCCGAGTTTTTTCTGTATTCCGATAAGGATAGAAAAGCTGTAGAGAAATGCAGAGAAAGAGGATATGAATTTCCACAGATAACATCCTGGATTAGAGCAGATAAGAGGGATTTTAAGTTAGTAAAGGATATGAAAATTAAAGAAACGGGAATATTGATGTCCTGTTCGGATTATCATATATTTCACAAATTGAATATGACGAGAAAACAAGCCATGAACAAATATCTTTCCATTGCGGAAAGCGCATTGGAATATGGCATAATTCCGAGATGCCATCTGGAAGATATAACAAGAGCAGACTTTTTTGGGTTTGTCGTTCCACTGGTCAAAAATCTGATGGGACTTTCCAAGAAATCGGGAATACAAGTAAAAATAAGAGCTTGTGATACATTAGGAGTTGGAGTTCCTTATAATGGAGTAGAACTTCCCAGAAGTGTACCTGCAATTATTCACGGTTTAAGGTATTATTGCAATGTTCCCTCGGAATCCATTGAATGGCATGGCCATAATGATTATTACGGAGTAGTGACTAATTCAACAACTTCTTGGCTGTATGGATGCTCTTCGGTAAATACCACATTATTCGGAATCGGAGAAAGATCCGGGAATTGCCCTCTGGAAGCCATGATAATGGAATATGCTCAGTTAAAAGGTACGACAAAAAATATGAACCTAAAGGTTATTTCTGATATATCCGATTATTTTCAAAGAGAATTTAATTATAAAATACCTGTGCGTACACCTTTTGTAGGAAGTGAATTCAATGTTACAAGGGCTGGAATACATGCGGACGGATTGTTAAAAAATGAAGAGATATATAATAGTTTTGATACCGAAAAGGTATTGAACAGGCCTATAATAGTAGCGGTAAATTCTTATTCGGGATTGGCGGGAATAGCAGCCTGGATAAACAGTTATTTTAAGCTTAAAAGTGACAAAAAAATAGATAAAAATGACGAAAGAGTGCTTTCGATTAAAAAGTGGGTAGATGAAGAATATAAAAGGGGAAGAACTTCGAATATAAAAAATGACGAACTGAAAGAGATTGTATTAAAATATTTTCCAAACATTTTAAACGATGATAAAACAAAGGCCATAGAGGCATAA
- a CDS encoding aconitate hydratase: protein MRLTVAQKIIKDHLSIGEMKKGTEIGIRIDQTLTQDSTGTMAYLQLESLGVDKVKTKRSVAYIDHNMLQTGPENADDHRYIQSVAKKYGIYFSKPGNGICHQVHLERFGVPGETLLGSDSHTPTCGGIGMIAIGAGGLDVAVAMAGGEYFITMPEIVKVELKGCLKPGVSAKDIILEILRRYKVKGGVNKIFEYWGEGVKSLTVPERATITNMGAELGATTSVFPSDEVTYEFLKAQGRGSDYREITADEGAVFDEEFVINLDELRPLVACYHSPDNVVPIGKVENIRVDQVAIGSCTNSSYRDLMRVAQILDGKTVAEHVSLTISPGSKQVLNMLAENGALSKIISSGARILECGCGPCIGMGQAPNTDGVSLRTFNRNFKGRSGTPSAKVYLASPEVAAVSALTGYITDPTKYISEGDINLPKHFLINDNSIIPPAEKGENVEIVKGPNIKPFPQGKPLTKDIGGKVLIKLGDNITTDHIMPSNAKLLPYRSNIPYLADYCLLPCDSEFPQKAEKFGGGIIVSGFNYGQGSSREHAALVPLYLGIKAVLAKSFARIHKQNLINNGIIPLIFQQEKDYDDIDVMDELVLENILEQMEGDTIVANNVTQNKRYTLILDETERQKEILRAGGLLNFIKSR from the coding sequence ATGAGACTGACGGTGGCGCAGAAAATCATAAAAGATCATTTATCGATTGGAGAAATGAAAAAAGGAACTGAAATAGGGATAAGGATAGATCAAACCTTAACTCAGGATTCTACAGGAACTATGGCTTACCTTCAACTGGAATCTTTGGGAGTTGATAAGGTTAAGACTAAAAGATCCGTGGCTTATATAGATCATAATATGCTTCAGACGGGTCCGGAGAATGCAGATGATCATAGATATATTCAAAGTGTAGCAAAAAAATACGGAATATATTTTTCAAAGCCCGGAAACGGCATATGCCATCAGGTTCACTTAGAAAGATTCGGAGTGCCTGGGGAAACTTTATTAGGCTCCGACAGCCATACTCCGACTTGCGGAGGAATAGGAATGATTGCTATAGGTGCCGGCGGATTGGACGTGGCTGTGGCTATGGCAGGAGGAGAATATTTTATAACCATGCCCGAGATTGTTAAAGTGGAGCTGAAGGGCTGCTTAAAGCCGGGAGTATCGGCTAAGGATATAATCTTGGAGATATTGAGAAGATATAAAGTTAAAGGCGGAGTAAATAAGATATTTGAATACTGGGGAGAAGGAGTTAAAAGTTTAACGGTTCCCGAAAGAGCTACCATAACAAATATGGGAGCCGAACTCGGAGCGACTACATCTGTTTTCCCTTCCGATGAGGTTACTTATGAATTTCTGAAAGCTCAGGGAAGAGGCAGTGATTATAGAGAAATAACCGCCGATGAAGGAGCTGTTTTTGATGAAGAGTTTGTAATAAATCTTGATGAGCTAAGGCCGTTAGTAGCCTGCTATCATAGCCCCGACAATGTAGTGCCCATAGGGAAAGTGGAAAATATCAGGGTAGACCAAGTTGCTATAGGAAGCTGCACTAATTCTTCCTATAGGGATTTAATGAGAGTTGCTCAAATTTTAGATGGAAAGACGGTAGCCGAACATGTTTCGCTGACTATTTCTCCGGGTTCCAAACAAGTACTGAATATGCTTGCGGAAAACGGAGCTTTGTCAAAGATTATTTCATCGGGAGCAAGAATATTGGAATGCGGATGCGGACCATGTATCGGAATGGGGCAGGCGCCAAATACCGACGGGGTTTCTTTGAGGACTTTTAACAGGAATTTTAAGGGAAGATCCGGAACTCCTTCAGCAAAGGTATATTTGGCAAGTCCCGAAGTAGCGGCAGTATCAGCTTTAACGGGATATATCACTGATCCAACGAAATATATTTCCGAAGGTGATATAAATCTGCCGAAACATTTTCTTATAAATGACAACTCCATAATTCCGCCGGCAGAAAAAGGAGAGAATGTTGAAATAGTCAAGGGACCGAATATAAAACCCTTTCCTCAAGGAAAGCCGTTAACAAAAGATATCGGCGGGAAAGTACTTATTAAGTTGGGAGATAATATAACAACCGATCATATAATGCCGTCAAATGCGAAATTATTGCCTTACAGATCCAATATCCCATATTTAGCGGACTATTGCTTGTTGCCCTGTGATAGTGAATTCCCTCAAAAAGCAGAAAAATTTGGAGGAGGAATAATTGTTTCCGGATTTAACTATGGTCAAGGTTCAAGCCGTGAACATGCTGCATTGGTTCCCCTGTATTTGGGGATTAAAGCTGTTTTGGCCAAGTCCTTTGCCAGAATTCACAAACAGAATTTAATTAACAACGGAATAATTCCCCTTATTTTTCAACAGGAAAAAGATTATGATGATATAGATGTTATGGATGAACTGGTTTTAGAAAATATTTTGGAGCAGATGGAAGGAGACACCATTGTTGCAAATAATGTGACTCAAAATAAAAGATATACTTTGATATTGGACGAAACGGAAAGACAAAAAGAAATATTAAGGGCGGGGGGACTTTTAAACTTTATAAAAAGCAGGTAA